A window of Planctomycetia bacterium genomic DNA:
TTCAGGCGAGTTGACGCGGAAAAGGCGAATCATGACCCGACCATGGATTGAAGGCCGCTTCGAGGAAAACGTCATTACGACGACCGTCGAGCAGGCGATTAACTGGGCCAAGCAATCAAGCATCTGGCCGATGACGTTCGGCCTGGCGTGTTGTGCCATCGAAATGATGGCCGCCGGAGCGGGCCGCTTCGACTTGGACCGCTTCGGGGCGGGCGCCTTTCGGGCGACGCCGCGTCAAGCGGATTTGATGATCGTGGCCGGCACGGTGACGTACAAAATGGCCAGCCGCGTGCGTCGTTTGTACAACCTGATGCCGGATCCGAAATTCGTGATCGCGATGGGCGCCTGCACCGTCGGCGGCGGACCGTATTTCAAGTATGGCTACCACGTCGTCAAAGGCGTTGACCTGGTGGTGCCGGTGGACGTTTACGTGCCGGGCTGCCCGCCGCGTCCGGAATCGTTGCTCGAAGGCCTGATGCGGATTCAAGACAAAATCAAGGGACACAAGGTCTCGAAATCGCGCACCGGCGACGGCGCGATGCACTGGTTCAGCTCGATCGGGCAAAACGGCGACCAACTGCCGGACGAGTTACCGCTGCCCCATCATTCCGGTTACGTGGCTGTCGAAGAACGGCAGCCGGTGTTCGATCATCAGAAAATCACGGGATAGGTGGAGGTGGAGATAGTGGGCGTCCCACGTGTTCCGTTTTCCTTCTACCCAGCATTGGCCCTTGTGGCCGTAACTTGCCAGGCAAATGACTGAATCACTGAAAATTACCGATCTGCATGTTTCCGTCGCCGACAAGCCGATTCTGCGCGGCGTCAATCTGGAGCTTCGCCGCGGCGAAACTCACGCTCTGATGGGCCCGAACGGCTCCGGCAAGAGCACGCTCGGCTATGCCATCATGGGCCACCCGGGCTACGAGATCACGTCCGGCAGCATCACGCTCAACGGGCAAGACTTGCTGGCGATGGAGC
This region includes:
- a CDS encoding NADH-quinone oxidoreductase subunit B family protein, translating into MTRPWIEGRFEENVITTTVEQAINWAKQSSIWPMTFGLACCAIEMMAAGAGRFDLDRFGAGAFRATPRQADLMIVAGTVTYKMASRVRRLYNLMPDPKFVIAMGACTVGGGPYFKYGYHVVKGVDLVVPVDVYVPGCPPRPESLLEGLMRIQDKIKGHKVSKSRTGDGAMHWFSSIGQNGDQLPDELPLPHHSGYVAVEERQPVFDHQKITG